GATATGAGACTCTCATCCCCACTGTAGAATTATGCAGgctcaatggggtcaattcatgtgacgtaaaagtcacatgtcatgagctatccgcgcatggcatttaagtttcatccccaccgctttcgtcgattagtctgccattaacgtacTCCGCCGAGTATGGAgctgatttttttgtttacatttgaagttataatttttgagtcattttctttcctcttattatgtgttaaacgaggaaatactggtgtgctgatggatgcttaaatgcgaaacacaagaatgactatcatgataaaatgttttcttattttcctttggacaatcctgcctagggttggtacctttggtatagattttttcaagccttcgaagtcggtgatatgcttcgatcattttgaagaattcattcaggtgtgttcatttattaaatcgtaaatggaattccagtaatcgcaaatgttttagtaattttttagaaaaattcttcgaaaaaaagaaatcagtaagcgattttctaacaaaaacaaacaaaatcgtgagagcatttctaattcacatttgatgaaatttctgataattttgaatatgcttagaaggttttaaaaggtttacatgaatattacattgcattttctaaaaattcttatctaaatttaattaatgtaagtacaCAAACTCCTGCTGCAGAAATAaaaactgctataatgctaaacttaggtggaagtgaataaatttcttaaagatttatttaataagtgaaatctttactaactactgaaaattgaattttcttattgactgttataatatatatgtaattgaagtattttattaaatgtgctcttaatttgataaattgaatgctataattaagaaatatatatatatttaagtgttGAAAACACatgtaatttaattaagtatataaatcagttaagtataaaaaccattaattaacgtcaaataatttttgcatttgatttttagtttttggcattataataaaatatattatgaggttttacttttttattatgaaccttaaagttttctttatcttttagtaattcatgttatttagTTATTGCTGGGTAgtcatgtctaataacaaaagagcaaaatggatgacaccagaaagcattattactagttttctaattacatttggagatttgtgatggattcaaagtgaatttatatcaaacaacttttctattgttaaaaatgaaatgtcaatagtttattgtatttaaactgaaattgactgttaccataatatcatgttataccattgtgcacctcagtgatttctgttttaataaatacaggtcttttcattgaaaatcaatttccatatcaacatttattatataatttttattcccaacttcattgctacatgcatgtttcacttttttttttctttctattttttttaacatatcaattttgaattataaaattctgtaaaagtataaaagtgtttcttccaactcatctttatatcctatttaacttctctctctttatatatatatatatatatatatatatatatatatatatatataaccaatctaaagtaagaaaaagtttgaaaacgaaactaaaatgaaaacgaaacaaaacagtttcgcaatcgcaactaaaatttattacctatttaaactaaaaccaaaaaggaacttcatagtatttagagagcgcaattgcagctacttctaaaacacagatgaattgatacaaaagtattagaatcaagttaataggaaaaacaaaaatcaaataaaaattaaaccaaaaaaattattaaaaaaagaatccggcctgaagactttttcaagggtcaccctcaggcagggattcaaataaagggattttttctgtgaggacatacagactttgtctaataatgattcctcgtgacccgaaaatcccctgaaattatgctcaagagatataccattttaacagaaaggaaatacaaaataacaaattagaaaaaaagaaccacagcaaagtaaaaatacaataaaaacaataacaaaaaaacaaaaacagcaataaaattaaaattaaaattaaaaacgaaaaagccagaacataccatccaacagtcaaggaaactttaaacaatcgattgtgatttcctgttttgaaaaaagttaacggtaaattatgtaaacagaggtaggcacccagcgccatctattgagtgatccaatatgcaagtaaagttctatttttatttaagccaaaggattaatcccaaaccataccttgtttaattaaaaaattgacattacagtaatttctaggaaaatcatttttaattaaatttttaaggaggatatttgatgcttcaatataagaatttttattattgcaaacccttttgatcctgttaacttgtgatcctgtaacaaggaaaaatataaagattttatagatattgataaaggtcatattattacaggtaatttaaaaattattgaatccaactctttaagagatttgatgggaagaggaacaaaatttagattaagagaaaaaataaaccataacaaaattttgatttctattggtaatgatttggatgtttttattgccaaattatctagaaaataccattggcctgctgAAGGTTTcagggaatggaaagtgagaattttaaaggaaattaaaataaaattgaatactgattttgacagatctaaagaacgtgggatttattttagtaaaacattaaaaaatgaaataaaaaatttaaaagaaaaatttgttattacagtaatagataaatcagcaaataatttctgtttaatttgtaaatattattataaagaacttttacttaatgaatataactctaatgcaacttatatgttaaagaacaccgggaaaaaggaattagataaaagaatgctagctttcgcaaaaaaaaccaaaactaagacttgctctcttaactatccttatttattcccaacagttaaatttcataaaaatccattaaaattcagattcgtaacctgtagcactggtagttataattactatacgggtaaacatttctttaaatacttaaaaattatcctggacaaaataaaaaatgaagacaactttattatttctagtaacaaagaagtattggattttcttaaagataacaacattaataaacttaatacttttgatttcgaaaatttatacactaatctacctcatgaaaaattaataaaggtctgcacttttatatatgatgaatatttaaatgaaaatatcattcctaaaaataactggcttgagttatgtaattttaatattactgaaaattacgtgtttaatggtattaatttttataaacaagtcaagggcattccaatggggacagctttctcaaatgctttagctaatattttcctgcaatactatgagaaaaaaataattaaatataatttaataaacgggtggagatatattgatgacctacttttgattaacttcgacaatactaatattattactaattgctatccaaaagatttaattctaaaagatacaaataaaaatcaacttgaggctacctttctggatttaaaaatcgaaattgctaatgataaaacaatagttggtatatacgataaaagggatgatttcaactttaaaataacaaaactatgtaactaccattccaatctaaactctaaaattttcaaaaatctaattttctcacaagttaacaggatcaaaagggtttgcaataataaaaattcttatattgaagcatcaaatatcctccttaaaaatttaattaaaaatgattttcctagaaattactgtaatgtcaattttttaattaaacaaggtatggtttgggattaatcctttggcttaaataaaaatagaactttacttgcatattggatcactcaatagatggcgctgggtgcctacctctgtttacataatttaccgttaacttttttcaaaacaggaaatcacaatcgattgtttaaagtttccttgactgttggatggtatgttctggctttttcgtttttaattttaattttaattttattgctgtttttgtttttttgttattgtttttattgtatttttactttgctgtggttctttttttctaatttgttattttgtatttcctttctgttaaaatggtatatctcttgagcataatttcaggggattttcgggtcacgaggaatcattattagacaaagtctgtatgtcctcacagaaaaaatccctttatttgaatccctgcctgagggtgacccttgaaaaagtcttcaggccggattctttttttaataatttttttggtttaatttttatttgatttttgtttttcctattaacttgattctaatacttttatatatatatatatatatatatatcatgaccttattcttgtttattaaattaactatattgtatgttttattttatgatattcattcaatgtgatttttatcaatgtaactttaacatttaaaaaaaaattaataaatgttctgctttaaaagtatattgttcaacataatgtttttattcatgataaaaaaaaaacctgttgtttagtatttagaacgtttctgttgaataaatttgatttcatcatttacattggcattcttgtcatactgtgtttatattttttctaagtgtctagaaaaataaatgttgataaatagtttttttgtattagtgagtacattgaaacatccatttgatcatatttttcaaataattgtcatatatattttatttatatatatatattttttgtaatgtgtaaataaaaaatatgaaagtgtaattttgtttgttttcctttaatgatctctacaaattaaaatgaaataactgattcataagttgcatagatttaaaaaaaggtaactatactttttatatttcataatttgaaattgtaaacataatttattcaatatatactaatttgaatttcatgttctttcctctgagcaaactgataacatcaaagtctcaatattaataaaaatcattacataagaaaaaaaaatgcaataattttattagtaagctttaaaatattaatttatctaagagtaataatttatttttaaaaataactgtatttataagattcaacattcaataatatttaaataatatgtaaaaaagaacatatgtaatttttaaaaaacactgccatagtcatttgtcaaaatgtatccttcagataaaaaaggatttgggaaaggaaagaataaagcagcaccaaacgaattaaaaagcgacgttaattaattatgcaaaaacaataattccattgaaaatactaattaaaattttgagataagaaataaaattatataactacgaaaatttggagaaaataattcaaaataatatcttcaaaaaaaaaaatcagaagtttttaatggttgatcggctagcgtaacaattactaaacaatggtttcatcaacgttatcggcagacattcCGTCATGCGcggaacggttgaaaattgaacagaaacggtttgtttggtacctgacacgtgaccgtgaattgaccccattgatgAAATGAGTAAAATGTCAGGTCAGGCTGaagtttctgcattttatttacagacCAATATTACAAAGCTAATATGCTGCTATATGAAGTCCATATTatcaaagtgaaaataattttgttaatttaaagtgCATGTGAGTTGACTGTTTTGTTTCGAACATGAAAAACCTAACTTTGGCCAGCGAACAATTCATGTTGAATCCGATAGAAGTCGATACTTGGAAGTATTTGACCAACTTCAGAACGTCAAATCTTCAAACTCTTGTATCTGTGAAAACATATGGTTATTTCAAATTCACATTTAAAGGTATCTTGGCTCTGAAATGCTGACATcgaaggataaaatttggaaattattgtaataatgatttaaaatcttaACTCGAGCGCTTTCTAAGTTTGAAAGGCGTTCAAACTCTGTATTGTTCTATTTTAAAAGGAGAGAGAAAAATCTAGAACAGTTATTGCAAATATCAAACTAAAATTCCTAAAATCGCATTCTCTCTTGTATTTTTAAGAGACGGTTTCCATCTTGATGGGACTCTGTTTATCAACTAATTTCCGAGgcaaattttcaatacttttcaaaTGAACTTTTAGCACTCTGttttcattcatgaaataatatGCAAAGTTAAAATGTATTCAGTGATCAATGTACAGAGTCCTTCAAGTAACCTTGAAAACGAACTGACTGCTAATCTTACCTGTATGTACTCGTCTTCACTCCTCAGATGCTCCGCAATGAATTCAATCGCCTCCGTCGCTCTAAACGCTTCGGGGGTGAGATACAATGTATCTGCTCCATCAATGTCTCTGAGCTGGGGATCCCCCACTTGCTGCTGATTGCGCGCAGCTGTGCAGTTCGGATGGTGGATATCGGCCATCTCTACAAAGTCCATCTTTGTTCCTTTTACCGAGTGGCAAGTGGCCGAGGACTTCAGATCCGGAGAGCCGTGATAGTGGTGGTGACTACCTCCGACTCCAACCCCTGGCATCTCCATCATCCATCTTAGTCTCGTTTTCTTTGGCCTCTTCATGAACAGCATGATGGGCAGGTACTTGAGGAAGACTACGCGGATCCAGTTGGGCATCCGGTGCGTCCGAGGACCCCGGAAGTTCCAATTAAGAATGATCACCGTGACTAAAATGGATACGGTGTTCATGAGAAAGGTGAAGAGCAGGTACTTGGCGATGAGCGGCAGTACCAGGGAGGTCGGCGGCAAGATCTTAGACACCAGGAGCAGGAAGACCACTAAGGATAGCAGAATGGAAATACCCAGGGTCACTTTCTCGCCCGCCTCGGCTGGTAGGTAGAATACCAGGATACACAAAAAGGAGATGAGCACCGTGGGAAGGATCAGATTTACAGTATAGAACAAGGTCTTGCGTCTGATGGTGATGTAGAAGGAAATGTCCGTTTCGGTCGGCTGACCGCTTTTCGACTGGTTATTGATGTTCAGAAAGGCAGGCACCTCCACAATGTCCCATGTCCCGCTCTTCCAGTAGTCGGAGAGATCGACCCAATAGTTATCGTTGTAGAGCTTAAGGGAGACCTGATCTCCGTTGAAAGTCCAGGAACCAAACTTCATGACACACTTCTGCTGGTCGAAAGGGAAGTAGGTGACGTCTATGGTGCACGAGCTCTGGTAGATGGCGGGGGGCACCCACATCACTTGTCCCTCGGGGTAGATGAGGACGTTAGACTTGTAGCGAACCTCGTAATTGCCGTCCGCACTGCGGAATATCAAGAATGTGCTCAAATAAGTAATATAAGAatatcaaacataaaattaacaCATAAATTATACTTCCATATTCATGTGAATTCTAAATGATAGTCACAATTTTTTCTCCTGACTATGAAACGTTTTTAGAAATGATcgttgaaacaatgaaataaaactttttatattttcatagccctttcataaagttaaatatttttctgtcatcCATTAGACCATGAATTTAGTCCATAAACGTAAATAGTAACTATACTTTTACGAAATGATGTTAATGGGGAAAGAAGCACAATCACTCTTTTCAAGCCAAATGTAGCGCAGGTGTTAAAGTGACGCAATCCTCCATATGCCCAGTCCATTAAGATAGatgcaaaatgttaaaagtaaacttaggctttcatatttttttttatttacaagagaggtttgaaatttttgaaagtagTTGTTCTTAGtacaaaatctatataatttggAAACATAATCATATGGCTAATGACTTTTGAGCTAAACATTGTGTGATCAGGTTAACATTTTATACTCGTCCTCTATgattaaaatactcatttttatacaAGCAGTGCTTCTGTCAATATATCGTCTCTAAGAAATGTGAGTTACATGTTGATCATAGTATTATTATCTGAtaataaacattcaaatattaaactttacCTTTCATTGTAGctcaagaaaataaatctttcatattgTCTGAAGagtcttttctattaaaatagaaggggaaataaaagtttctaaataCTGTGATTCTgcttaagttttataaatattatctagaCTTCTAACTAAAGAACATACGttacaaattaattgaattgcTACATTCCACAGGGTTATTTTTTTCAAGTTGCATCCCTCTTTTGCGTTATTTTACACGATATATTCGTGCAGCCTTTTTCcacaaagaaatgtttatttcatataacAACCAGAACTCAAGGAATTACCTATCTTAGTGTCGTTTAacttataactttatttattacttcaaCTCTCCCGATGAGTCGCCGGGAACCATTAATcatacttaaaattttcttgGAGTTGATTCCCCAACGCCGAACTCGAGATGTCGGGAGTTATTTCCTAAATTTCGCCACTTTTCCCTCCTGCGATAGTTAATGAGCTTCCTCTCCGCCGCCTGATCTTTCAGCGGCAGTTAAAACTCCGAAGACGTGCCACAAAGACTATTCTGCTCCGAACATTAATTGCCCGGAAACTTTAGTGCTAAAAAGGGAAATCTCTCACAAAGATGAGTCGGTAAAATTAAAGATGgtcttattttgtgttttttgcaAAGAAACTCCTAATTATTTaccacatatttttatattacctccctcctttcaaatttgtaaaaatggatTCTGATAGTCGGCTTTCCATTCACTTCCTCATGGTGGACACTTATGATATTTTGTATTCCTATATTTTCTCAgtgcaattttaatattctaaaaattagatGAACAATTATTCGATCCATTCCAAAAGTTTGGTACGATCTGGTAATGAGTATGCGAAGCAATGTATCGCTAGATTTCGTAATCAGTGTTTAGAGGTCAATCGCAAAGGGGAAAGATCAACGGCAGGCCGTAAACAGGCTATTTAGACCATGGGAGACTGAAAAGAAATGGAAAGCAAAGAAAAGGCATTTTGAATTTTAGTCATTAGTAATAGACTGAATGTACCAGTAATCAGTAATGTGCAAAGTAATAGACTGAATTTGACTGGAAAAATAATCATAGAAATGTGTGGCAGCttttaatgcagaaataatttttttagcaatcgcatatttttaatgcttacatTTCTCACCCTAAAAAATTAGTGGGTGcgaatcaaataaatttacattcccTTCATTCATCTTGTGAATTTCGAGATGGATTCCACACTGTGCGTGCATTTAATACCATTGCGATTCAATATCCATAAATGAATTGCAAATGcatagaaattcataaatatttaaaaatacaatgtaattgctaaaattcatttttgtgctcAATTATAGATTAagatttagtacatttttttaaattatattttctgtgcATAAGCCTATTTTACTGCCAAAACTcgatcaaaattgaaatttgtgcTCTTAGCAAAAGTgtacatttctttctttattcatccataaaatagtttaaatagcATTATACGAAATAATATTAAGCTTTGCCATTATATTTTGCTACCATATTtaacaaactaaattttaattctagcCCCTCGGTATATATCGTTATGAACTATAACACTTAAaacagaaaatgattaaaataaaaaaaaatcccaatttttaatatactaataaaggTGTGTTTTGAAGAGCGGTTTATTACATTTATGAGCCaacttcaatgaaattaaaaatattaaattaccatTGCGTATGGCAATACTattgaaacttgaaatatttttttaagtttatgtttCTATTAAGATAAGTTGCCCTGTGTCtcttacatttaaattcaaataataagatagtttttttattatcttcCAGTAAATAGCTTAAATCGTTTAagtctttcagaaaaaaaatattaaattatttttactcattgcctttaataatataaaaatatgcattctttgaaaaactatacaaaataatcactatttattatgaaaattaacagTATCGCAAGAAGCTGCTCATTCATCACAAAATGTGTTGGAAATTGCTGCAAACATTTAATTAAGCGGACGTtcaaaagaaacagatgaaaattCATCACTAAAACAAAAATGAGCATTTTATGTAGAAACAAAAGGTAAAACACAGGCAACTAAAAACGCATGAACTTTTATCGGGGGAAAGGGGGGGGGTGAGTCCTAAgaaatcatcattttattattttctgagagcaaagtttcttaaaataaaatcccAAAACAAAGCTAAGTTCAAATAATACTCCAAATGTccaaaatatatcaatgaaaaaaaaatctaaaaagttcattttaataaaaaacgaaaaacCAAACAAAATAAGTTACATCTTAATTTTAGG
Above is a genomic segment from Argiope bruennichi chromosome 1, qqArgBrue1.1, whole genome shotgun sequence containing:
- the LOC129975993 gene encoding acetylcholine receptor subunit beta-like 1, which gives rise to MNIKYLPYLVIAAFFSFGQQKVMASEDEERLVRDLFRDYNKLIRPVEVMNKTVEVQFGLSFIQLINVNEKNQIMTSNVWLQLVWSDYQLRWDEADYGGINVLRLPPDKVWKPDIVLFNNADGNYEVRYKSNVLIYPEGQVMWVPPAIYQSSCTIDVTYFPFDQQKCVMKFGSWTFNGDQVSLKLYNDNYWVDLSDYWKSGTWDIVEVPAFLNINNQSKSGQPTETDISFYITIRRKTLFYTVNLILPTVLISFLCILVFYLPAEAGEKVTLGISILLSLVVFLLLVSKILPPTSLVLPLIAKYLLFTFLMNTVSILVTVIILNWNFRGPRTHRMPNWIRVVFLKYLPIMLFMKRPKKTRLRWMMEMPGVGVGGSHHHYHGSPDLKSSATCHSVKGTKMDFVEMADIHHPNCTAARNQQQVGDPQLRDIDGADTLYLTPEAFRATEAIEFIAEHLRSEDEYIQIREDWKYVAMVIDRLQLYIFFAVTTAGTIGILLDAPHIFQYVDQDKIIEMHKGKAT